A stretch of the Hippocampus zosterae strain Florida chromosome 18, ASM2543408v3, whole genome shotgun sequence genome encodes the following:
- the edf1 gene encoding endothelial differentiation-related factor 1 homolog, translated as MAESDWDTVTVLRKKGPSGPQAKSKQAITSAQRRGEDLETTKKWAAGQNKQHLVSKNTAKLDRETEELHHDRVSLEVGKVIQKGRQDKGFTQKDLATKINEKPQVIADYESGKAIPSNQVMGKIERAIGLKLRGKDIGLPLEPKSKAK; from the exons ATGGCGGAAAGCGACTGGGACACCGTGACTGTGTTGAGGAAGAAGGGGCCGAGCGGTCCTCAGGCCAAGTCCAAGCAG GCCATCACTTCTGCTCAGAGACGCGGCGAGGACTTGGAGACCACCAAGAAAT GGGCTGCGGGGCAGAACAAACAACACCTGGTCAGCAAGAACACGGCCAAACTGGATCGCGAGACGGAAGAGCTGCACCACGACAGGGTCTCCTTGGAGGTGGGCAAGGTCATCCAGAAGGGTCGCCAGGACAAAGGATTCACCCAGAAGGACCTCGCCACT AAAATCAATGAGAAGCCGCAAGTAATCGCCGATTACGAGAGCGGGAAAGCCATCCCCAGCAACCAGGTCATGGGGAAGATCGAGAGAGCCATCG GCTTAAAGCTGCGCGGGAAGGATATTGGTCTACCTCTGGAGCCAAAATCCAAGGCGAAATGA